The Flammeovirga pectinis genomic interval GATCGTAGTGCATGCTTACTTCCATGCCTTGCTTATAACCACTATCAACTCTTACACCCATACCTGCAGGTTCTTCATAACGATTTAGAACGCCAGTATCTGGTAAGAAATTTTGATACGGATCTTCTGCATAAACGCGTATTTCTATTGCATGACCATTAATCTTTAAGGCAGATTGATCATAACCTAACTCTTCTCCCTCTGCTATTCTAATTTGCTCTTTTACTAAATCTAATTGCGTAATTTCTTCGGTAACTGTATGTTCTACCTGAAGGCGTGTATTCATTTCTAAGAAGTAATAAGAATTGTCTTCATCCAAAATAAATTCTACTGTACCTGCCCCAATGTAATCACAGGCTTTTGCTACACGTACAGCACAATCTCCCATTTCTTGTCTTAAAGCCTCCGTTAAAATAGAAGAAGGTGCTTCTTCAATAACTTTTTGATGTCTTCTTTGGATTGAACATTCTCTTTCAAATAAATGAACAACATTTCCATGTTTATCAGCTAATACTTGAAGCTCAATATGTCTAGGGTTTTGAATATATTTTTCAATAAAAACAGCACCATCACCAAAAGAAGAAGTAGCTTCACTTACTGCTCTTTCCATCTGATTTTCAAAGTCATTCGGATCATCTACAACCCGCATTCCTTTTCCTCCACCACCAGCACTTGCTTTTATTAAAATAGGATAGCCAATTTCATCAGCCATTTTTTTAGCCGCTACTAGATCTGTTATTGCTTCTTCGCCACCGGGAACTAATGGAACATTGAACTTAGAAACTGTTGCTTTGGCTTCTAATTTACTTCCCATTACTTCTATAGCTTTTGCAGAAGGACCAATAAATATCATCCCTTCTTCTTCTACTCTTTTTGCAAAAGTTGAATTTTCAGATAAAAATCCATAACCTGGATGTATAGCATCTACCTTTAGTGTTCTACAAACTTTTAGTAGATTATCAATATCAAGATAAGAGTGTGTAGAACTAGCAGGACCAATACAAACAGCGTGATCTGCTAAAGCTACGTGAGGAGCTTCTTCGTCTGCTTCGCTATACACTGCAATAGTAAAAATACCTAACTCTTTTGCAGAGCGTAATATTCGAACAGCTATTTCTCCTCTATTCGCAATCAGAAGGCGTGTAATTTTTTTCATTATATGTGTTAGTTGTATTTATTGTTTAAGTGTTCTGTTGGAAAGTAATTAACTATACCAATACTTTTCTAAGGTCGAAATAAATAATGAAGGAACAAAACCTTTCAAACCCACCCATTGAATAGTTTTTTGGTTTGATTTTAACTCCATTGCACGCACAATTCCTAATTTTTGGTCCTCAACTTTTTCGATCGATAGTATCTGATTAAAGTCCCACGAAAATGTTTTTAATTCACCACTATTCGGGCTCGCCCCTATAAATTCTAAATTAGACTTATAGAGTATCATCATTCCAAAATACCTTTCGTTACCTTCCATAAAAGAAGCCCACATTCCACCTTTCATATCGTTAGGTTCGATACCTCTTTTATTTAAAACAACCACCACTTGGTCTAACATGCTTATTAATGCATTTTTATCAAAGGTTTTTATTTCTAACATTGAAAAATGAGTATCCCATTTCTCTTTAAAATCACTATCCATTCTAATAATTAAATAAAATATTAATTTACTTATATATTGATTATCAATTTTATAAGTAATCATCTAAAAACGTACGTAGGAATAAAATTATGATTAAATTCTGAAAAAAAAGTACACTGCAAACGTTATATAAGTACCTATAAACATCATTTAAAAATAACTCACTATTTAACCCACTCAATATGATAAATTACTACTCCATTCTACTACTATTTCTCATTACTATTACCAACTTCGCTTTTTCTCAGAATAAAGATGCTGAAGACTATTACGTCAAAGGTGAAGTTTATGCTGAATTAGGACAATTCAAAGAAGCAATTATGGCTTATGAAGTAGCAATAGCCAAAGATGACACAAATCCTAAATACAAATATAGGCTTGGTAATGTCATCTTAAAATCGGGTAATAAGAATGAAGCAATTCAAATGTTTAATAAAACACTTGAAACAGATCCTAATTACATAGATGCTCATTTAAAATTAGCAATTTTATACAAAGAGAAAAAAAATTATAATGAAGCAATCACTCATTTAGATGCTGCTTTTAATATCTCTACTAATAATAACAGAAAAATAGCCTACAAAACAAGAATTATTAATTTACTAGATAAAATTGGAGAATTTGATAAAGCCGGAGTTCATATTGCTGATGCAAAAGCACTAGACCCAAGAAACAATTATGTTTTATATATGGATGCCAAATACAATAATTACATCACAAAAAATTATGAATTAGCTAAATCAAGTATGCAATTGGCTATTTCTCAAATGGAAGAAGATAAAGGCAAAGCACATGAACATTATTATTATGAATTAGGCTTTGCTCATCATTCTTTAGAAGAATACCAAAATGCAAACATTGCTTTTAAAGAAGTTAGAAATGACAAACTTAGAAGCAAAGTTAGTTCAATGACTCCTGAGTACTTTTATCAGGTTGCTTCGGCCTATTATAAAACCTATTATTTAGCAGAAGCTAAGGAGCTACTTGAGGCTGTAATAAAAATGGATGATAAGTTTGAACCAGCTTACGATTTATTGATTGAATTGGAAGAAAACCAATTGAATAGATCTGATATTGTAAAGTTATTGGAACATAAAGTAAGTATCCAAGAAGACAACACCCAGAAAGTTAGAATTTTAGCCGATCTTATTGATCTTGAATTAAAATACAATGATTTAGAAACTTGCTTTACACACATCAAAGAATTTGATAATTGTGGTATTCCACTACCAAACGTAATGTTTATGGAAGCAAAAGCAAATGCATTAAGAAAAGAATATCCTAGATCTGAAGACATTTTAAAACAAATTATAGAAAATTACAAAGATTCTAATATTCGCTATAAATGTTTATTTCTCTTAGGAATGATTTATCAAGAACAAGGAAAAATAAACGAAGCCAAACTTATTTATGCGAATAATTTCCCTGGAGATTTTAATGTAGCAGTACGTGAACAGTTAAAACAGATCACCACAAATAAAAAAGAAACTCTAGTGAAAAAGAATTAATTGTAATAAACACTAAAAATAGACGTCTATCATTCATTTGATAGGCGTCTTTTTGTTTTAAAACTAGTAAGATTTAGTAACTTTAAAATCTGAATATAGACTGAATGTTATTAAGTAAACTAGAAATAAAAGGCTTTAAAAGTTTTGGTGAAAAAGTTACACTAAACTTTGACAAGGGTATAACCGCAGTAGTTGGTCCTAACGGAAGTGGGAAATCCAATGTAGTTGATGCTATCCGATGGGTTCTTGGTGAGCAAAGCACAAAAGCATTGCGTTCCGAGAAAATGGATAATATCATCTTTAATGGAACAAAAACGCGTAGACCTCTACAAATGGCAGAGGTATACCTTACTTTTATTAATAACAAAAATTTACTCCCTACAGAATATACAGAAGTAACTATTGGTCGCCGATTTTACCGTTCTGGTGATGGCGAGTATTCATTAAACGGTGTTCCATGTAGACTTAAAGATATCCATGGTTTATTTATGGATACCGGTATTGGGTCTGATAGTTATGCAATTATCGAATTAAAGATGATTGATGAGATTTTGAACGATACTCAAAATGCTCGTAGAACTCTCTTTGAAGAAGCTGCAGGAATTTCAAAATTCAAGAAGAGTAAAAAAGAAACCATGAAAAAACTCAAGGATACAGATGCTGACCTTGAGCGTGTGGACGATTTACTTTTTGAAGTTGAAAAAAATATGCGTTCTCTAGAACGTCAGGCCAAACAAGCCCAACGTTACTTAAAACTTAAAGAAACTTACAAGGGAGCAAGTATTGCTTTAGCACAGAAAAAAGTAGCAAGTCAGGCTACGGAGCTTCATGAACTAGCAGATACAATGACTAGTAAAAATGAAGAACGTAATACTACATTAAAATTAATTGATGAATTAGAAGCCTCTATTTCTAAAGAGAAAAAAGAAGCTATAGATAAAGAATCCTTATTTGGTTCTCGACAAAAAACACTGAATGAGCATATCCTTAAAATGCGTCAAACAGAAAGTGAGAAACGAATTAAAGGGGAAAGACGTCGTTTTCTAGAAGAAAAGAGAATGACATTAGAAAATCAATCATCTATAGATCGAGAAGCGGTAGCACTTGCACAACAAGGTATTGAAGGTTTGCAGATACAGCTTCAATCTATTGATAGAATGGTTGGAGAAGTTGAAACAGAATTATTTGCGACACAACAAGAAAAAGATGCTCAAGCAAATAAAACTAGTGACTTAGAAGCAACCACTTCAGAATACGAACAACAAGTAAAAAATAAACAAGCTATTATCTTTCAACTTAAACAAAGAGTTGAAATTAATGAGGTACAACTTTCTGCATTAAAACAAGAGCTTGAAAGAGCACATATAGAGTCTTCTGATAAAACGTCTAGTTTAGATGAGTTTGACACACAGTATGCCTCTTTAGAAGGAGAAAGATTAAGTGCTACTGTTCAATTTGATGAAATAAAGGAAGTCCACCAACAACATCAAGAACAATTAAAGAAATGTAGAGAAGATCTTGAACACATAAAAGATCGTTCTTCTGAAATTTTCAGAGTGCTAGATGCCAAGAAAAATGAAAAAGCCTTAACAAAATCTTTAGTAGATAACTTAGAGGGTTACCCTGAAGCTATAAAGTATTTAAAACAAAATACCGAATGGGCAAAAGAAGCTCCAATGCTTTCTGATACTTTACATTGTGAAGAGGAATATAGAGTTGCTATTGAAGGCTACCTTTCTCCTTATTTAAATTACTTTGTTTTAGAAAATGAGGAGGAAGCGTGGAGAGCTGTCAATCTATTAGATGAAATGAAAAAAGGAAAAGCCAATTTCCTTTTATTAGATAAATTTGAAGGCTATAGTGCTTCTCCTAGAAAAGCAATAGAAGATGCCATTTCTGCCATTGATGTTGTAGATTTTGATGATAAATACAGCTCTCTAATAATGTATTTATTAGATGGTGTCTATATTGTACAACGGAATCAGAATAATTTAGCAAAGAATGATAGCGTTATTCTAGTTACCAAAAATGGTAAAGCTATACGAAGAAAATCAGCTATTTCTGGGGGTTCTATTGGTTCTTTTGAAGGGAAATCATTAGGTAGAATAAGACACCTTGAAAACCTTACAGAAGAGATAGAAAATCTAGAAACTGAAGCAGA includes:
- the accC gene encoding acetyl-CoA carboxylase biotin carboxylase subunit translates to MKKITRLLIANRGEIAVRILRSAKELGIFTIAVYSEADEEAPHVALADHAVCIGPASSTHSYLDIDNLLKVCRTLKVDAIHPGYGFLSENSTFAKRVEEEGMIFIGPSAKAIEVMGSKLEAKATVSKFNVPLVPGGEEAITDLVAAKKMADEIGYPILIKASAGGGGKGMRVVDDPNDFENQMERAVSEATSSFGDGAVFIEKYIQNPRHIELQVLADKHGNVVHLFERECSIQRRHQKVIEEAPSSILTEALRQEMGDCAVRVAKACDYIGAGTVEFILDEDNSYYFLEMNTRLQVEHTVTEEITQLDLVKEQIRIAEGEELGYDQSALKINGHAIEIRVYAEDPYQNFLPDTGVLNRYEEPAGMGVRVDSGYKQGMEVSMHYDPMMSKLIVWGKTREEAISRMIRSIDEYKITGLETTLPFCKFVLKHDAFVSGNFGTNFVNKFFKPELLIEPLTKDEEFVGAAVIAKLFFEKKKSEETSDLTNILTPWKLRRLT
- a CDS encoding tetratricopeptide repeat protein, whose translation is MINYYSILLLFLITITNFAFSQNKDAEDYYVKGEVYAELGQFKEAIMAYEVAIAKDDTNPKYKYRLGNVILKSGNKNEAIQMFNKTLETDPNYIDAHLKLAILYKEKKNYNEAITHLDAAFNISTNNNRKIAYKTRIINLLDKIGEFDKAGVHIADAKALDPRNNYVLYMDAKYNNYITKNYELAKSSMQLAISQMEEDKGKAHEHYYYELGFAHHSLEEYQNANIAFKEVRNDKLRSKVSSMTPEYFYQVASAYYKTYYLAEAKELLEAVIKMDDKFEPAYDLLIELEENQLNRSDIVKLLEHKVSIQEDNTQKVRILADLIDLELKYNDLETCFTHIKEFDNCGIPLPNVMFMEAKANALRKEYPRSEDILKQIIENYKDSNIRYKCLFLLGMIYQEQGKINEAKLIYANNFPGDFNVAVREQLKQITTNKKETLVKKN
- the smc gene encoding chromosome segregation protein SMC, which translates into the protein MLLSKLEIKGFKSFGEKVTLNFDKGITAVVGPNGSGKSNVVDAIRWVLGEQSTKALRSEKMDNIIFNGTKTRRPLQMAEVYLTFINNKNLLPTEYTEVTIGRRFYRSGDGEYSLNGVPCRLKDIHGLFMDTGIGSDSYAIIELKMIDEILNDTQNARRTLFEEAAGISKFKKSKKETMKKLKDTDADLERVDDLLFEVEKNMRSLERQAKQAQRYLKLKETYKGASIALAQKKVASQATELHELADTMTSKNEERNTTLKLIDELEASISKEKKEAIDKESLFGSRQKTLNEHILKMRQTESEKRIKGERRRFLEEKRMTLENQSSIDREAVALAQQGIEGLQIQLQSIDRMVGEVETELFATQQEKDAQANKTSDLEATTSEYEQQVKNKQAIIFQLKQRVEINEVQLSALKQELERAHIESSDKTSSLDEFDTQYASLEGERLSATVQFDEIKEVHQQHQEQLKKCREDLEHIKDRSSEIFRVLDAKKNEKALTKSLVDNLEGYPEAIKYLKQNTEWAKEAPMLSDTLHCEEEYRVAIEGYLSPYLNYFVLENEEEAWRAVNLLDEMKKGKANFLLLDKFEGYSASPRKAIEDAISAIDVVDFDDKYSSLIMYLLDGVYIVQRNQNNLAKNDSVILVTKNGKAIRRKSAISGGSIGSFEGKSLGRIRHLENLTEEIENLETEAENIHIQKVEKQAEHKELLQINHQHDLESAQHNVQIVTQELIKIKTQKEEFAKFLEASSNKKDEILERIGDAEVAISEGRPQLDEDSYTLEFMVEQLEEMQDNLTIEKEKRVELTTKYNQLHINFLQHENQYNGLKKEIDFKEEELLKAQNRIDQNIGEIEKVNNDLQKSDSTDEEGNQELERMEAEKTSIEQGVLEAERNYKEARELIADTEIEIKLKQSSKEEIDQQLLTYNEKINALRLSLTSVKEKVAVEFEIDLEQLLLHKPTQEEEEENPYKDSSLQELEHLSEDSKRKLHSLGAINHTAIDAYNEIKERNSFILEQREDLNKAKEQLLATIEEIDGIAQEKFMTAFTQIRDNFMEVFRSLFTDEDNCDLRLADDSDPLNSKIEILAQPKGKRPLTINQLSGGEKTLTATALLFAIYLIKPAPFCIFDEVDAPLDDANVDKFNKIINKFSHNSQFIIVTHNKRTMSSTDVIYGVTMIEQGVTTVVPVDIRDSPTLDAFTSK